The Limanda limanda chromosome 13, fLimLim1.1, whole genome shotgun sequence region CTATAAGTCGACTTCTCTTTCCTGATGTGTAACAAATTAAAACGTCCTCATCACAAAGAGCAAAACATTGGTCAAGGACACGGTTCATAGCTGCTAAGTTTTATTTCTTAATGGTTCCTGCACCGGCAAACAAAACGTAAAAAACAGAGCTAAATAATTCCCATTTCAGAAGACTACTGTATccaataaatatgaaacatgtATTTAGTTGGATGCATTATTTGAGCTTACTGAATCATAAAGAGTTAATCAGTTATTGGGCGAACTTCTTGATATATCGAACTCCTTGATATAGACAAACTGCAGCAGTTGTACATATAGATTCTTAATAATTTCTGACACAAATGGCTGCTTAGTTAAGTTGAGATCTTTTCCCTTGTCGTCCAATCACAAGTTCATTTCAAGCAGATTTCCCGTGGACCTACACTTTCCACTCAGTGATAGAACACAATCAAATCAACAGAACACATTAGACCGTGACAGATTTGGGCTGATCTGAGAGTGTGATGGTTCTTTCTGCCCCGGTGTGAGGAACCACAGCGTTCGCAGCTGAGTTCCATTCTGCACTCAGTCTTGTTGCCTGGAAAATAGCAAAGATGTGACCGAACCACGGTCTCACACCACGTCCGGCTTCCCCACAGACAGTTTAGAACATGATTTGGATTCTGAAGTGCTTCATCGTGGTGGAGTTGTTGTTCGTGCCCATCTTCAGCATCCACTTTGACTTCATCAGCTGTACGTACTTCATGTCTCTCTGGTTCCGATGGAACGAGCTGTtgcctgagagacagagagagagaagggaggggcaGCATGAAGGAACCTGGAGAGTCGTCGTTCAGGAGCAGTTCTCTTGTCTTAATGATGGGAATTATGAAAAGAGAACAGGAGCCCTCGCAACACTAAAGACTTTAAATCTAAACTCAGAaaagttattttgttttatatatcaGTGGGACGTTAAGCGCTCATCAGAGACTGTGCTTCGGCTGCAGTAACAGAATGTGAGCACAAGAGGACAACCCTGAGGACAGGTGTGGATGCGCTCGGTTCCGATCCCTCAGACGAGATATTTAGATAGATGACAATATTTAGATTTGGTGGTTGAATCttacctccttctcctccccagCCCAGAGCTTTGTACTGCCGGAGGACTCGGCCCACAGCGTTCTTGTTGTGGCTGAGCACCACCGCTCGCTGATATCCAAATCGCTGTTTGTAATACCTCATGAGGGAGCGGTGGCCGATTTTGGCACCTGAAGAAACACACAGCGACCAGGAGTATTCCAGTTAGAGCATGagcacaaaataaaaccacatgatGATCCCAACCAGAGAATGACGGCACAGATCCTCGAGCAACATCTAAATTATTAAAAGAGCCGATCAATTGGTGCTTAAACATTCAACATAATGTAATAATTGCACAATATTTCTCTGTGATCAACCACTGGGAGTCCTGGGTTATTTTATAATGCTTTTGCCTTTATATATTACATTAAGTGATTATCATGCCACAGGTGGGCATCTTCATTTGTTTAGCACAAATGTGCCTAAATGACCAGataattaatataatatgtcaaagacaaaaaatgtatatatgcaaaatacacaagaaaaatctaaatttactATAAAAACCACAAACCGCTCCACAAAGCAAAgtgcaaaatgtaaatatagGTTGCAGATGTGAGGatagaataataaaacagattaaaatcTAGCAATATAAAGTTATTTGCAATAAAGAAAACAGGTGTAACCATAGATCATATCTGTGTCACATCAGTTTGTGCTCCGACATTTGCATTCAGAGTGATGGGAGTTCACAAATGATGcaaatattacatattttttggtgtttttcaattttaccatttttaatcatttttactTGGGTGATCTacactaaacaaaaacaactttcaagtCGAGTAGAAAGCAGCGTTTCGTGAGGGAGATAAAAACTCATTGTGAAGTCACCTGACGGCAGAGTCAGCTCCAGCAACTCGTCGTCGTACTCCAGGTCTTTGTCGTCAGGCAGATCTTCGGTCACCTCTGATTCCTCTCCCTCCTTGCTGTCAGGGTAGCTGCTCCTGTTGTCAAAAAACAAAGCAAGCAAAAAGAACGTGAACAACAATGACAGCAATTCATCATGAATGCATCCAGATGCCTTTAAATGCTGCTTTTAAATCAAGGTCCAACAAGCGGGAGGCAGAATTCACATTTACAAACCCAAATGAGTTTAGTTCAgttcagtgacctttgaccaccgaATGTTTGTGAATATTTGAACCAGATGAATTGAAATTCGCTGCTGGTGTTCCGGATACATCAAGTTCACAAGAACATGCTTTGTATGGTAAACAGAGAACTTGACCTccaaaattaaatcaattaatttaaaGATTCCCTCGTTGTGTTTTTGAAAGAGATGGACGGACGACCCCAAAACCCAACGCCTCTGCTTAAAGGGTCAGTGTGTAGAAgttagtggtgaagtgtcatgttgcagctcaacacccccccccacatcacCTTCCTGGTGACCCGCTCACCAAGACTCAGTCGGTAAGTTTTTTGTAAACTTTGTCAATTCTGTCAGCTCTTGAGGAAACTCAGGTGTTAAGGTGGTTGATCTCAAACAACACTTTGGTTTCAGAGTGTTTTCATTCTGTGCTTTAGGCGTTTATGGGTGAAACTGCAGGAGATCTTCATCCACTCCCACAGATCACTGCACACAGCTGAGCAGATCACAGATTACAGATTTGTTCAAAGTGACTTTAATTACCTGAAGTCATAGAAGTCAGCAAACTCCAGAGCAGCGTCGCCATCAGTGAAGAGCTTACAGTGGCTTTTGTCTGTCATGTGACTCTGCACTGCTTCTGCCGAATAAAACGAACGCCCCTTCTCGTTACACCACAGACACACGTTCCCGGCACCAATCTTTTCTCCTGGGTCGAGGAGGAAAAGAGTTTTTGTTAGAATAAGAAAATTAACAATGAATCACATGTTTTACAGGAGGAGACTGtaacattacattaaataataactgaCAGCTGTTTTCACATGACTTACACAGAATTACCATCTTTAACGTCGGCTGCATTTGGGAATTAACATTCAGACACAGGAGTAGATGGAGTATTTCCTCCTCTTTAGTTCCAGTTTCATTTTACTGCTTAACACTAAACTTCAGGATCCaggtagatatatagatagatatatagatagatagatatatagatagatagatagatagatagattactttattcatccctgaagggaaattaagtcgtcatagcagccggtttatttgaatacaataaaatacaatacaatagaataaaaaatattgatgtagaaagaataaaaaaacagaaacacaacataaatAGGAAGATAAGGttcagtggcaagatgatggtaatagtactgatgatatgatggtaatgttattgttggacagtatataaaaatagtacagtatatatagtatataatataacataatatatatatagtaattataccaatataatagcagtatatagtaataatggcagcaacagtatatataataatagtacaataatagtaatagtatatgtgtatatagacttatatatacaaagaatatacagagtatgatataatatatgatatatagtagaggtataaatataagtatttgactatactatactacaataggtaatataatatactatgagtttaagaatatgtagacagagtgtgcaaaagacaatattattgtacaaaatgatatataatatcagtatggtttatattaacacatatcacatataaTGTGAAGTAGATGTTCCAGTATATGGAGTGGAGTGTTGTACAGAGTGAACTGTGCTCATCCACACGCTCAGAACTCACCGAGGTACCGGATCAGGCCCCCGAGGTCGACCAGGAACTCCACATCGGGGATGAAGAAGCTGTGGACTTTGGTCATGTGAGCGACGTTTTTCAAGAGTGACTTTGAGTGATGGGAGCAGAACAGGCAGTCGGTGACGGGGATGGAGCCTGGCAAAGCAGCTGGGGGGGGGTCAGACAGAGCCGCAGAgtcttcttcctcctgatcCATCGATTCCTCTTCAAAGTCCTCCAtcatatcctcctcctcctcctcctcctcgtcctcctggtCAATGTCCTCCCACTCTTCTGGAAGATTTTCATCAGAACATTTTAACACCACAAATGAATGGATGTGGAACTCAAATAagttcatcatcaacttctgtAGTGTACACGATCACATTTCAAGAGAAACTACCTCAAGTCTGTAtgtgggtggatgacatgacgcatgatttttctgtaactaagtgtgaatgtttatttagatgcatttaaccacttaaacaacacatggatgtgatgcatattatggtactttgttttaaacttatgattttgtatgaaatatctgttatgtttgattatattttaaggtgaatacccaaaatgtcctgcggtgtgaccgtaacataggtgaagcattaaacttacatattaacaaaataaaccagaaatatctggagcaggtaataactgccttggcattatattgtatataatgactcttaatattaggttttaatatgcacaaaactagtatataaGTATTTACAggaaaataactttcgtaacacagatgctgtcctgtggcgcgacatggaaaatcagatttttgaaacggcagttacatggatgtagttaaaaatttgtttaaaagaaaaaattgtaaaaaacattttaagttttttttttttaaatttaattaaacatattaaggttaaactgtgttattattcagttagcataatagctaaggtcagtcttgtatagcaatgactcaaaatgatgaaaatgtcctgcggtgtgacggccggtcacaccacaatgaaattatacaaaaaatccacggaacactagcagtttaaaaaaattcagcatttgaacattataatttcatacaaatGTAATCCttattagaactttattaaaaaaatactgtttcccccttatttgtcaactagaTAACTGCAAAAAGCACGTGAAACAGAACTTGATAAtacttcattttttaaataaggtTTACTCAGATATGTCCATATGTCCGATATTACCTCCCTCAGCTGTGgctccctcttctttctcttgccTCTTGGCTTGCTCCTCCAGCCACATCATGCGGGGGGGTTTGTCCGGCCTCTCCGTCCTCTCCTTCGTCCCTCCTTGAGACGCCTGGGCCTTCCCCTGCTTGGCCAGGCTCgacctctgctgctctttcagGGCTTGCTGCAGGGCCTCGTTCCTGGCATCTTGATCCACCTTCTCGTCTCCAAGTCCCTTCTCCAGGTTCTTCTCGTTCAtcctctccacttccttctgGGCGGCGAGCAGCGCCTGCTTCTCGGCCTGCTGGTGCTTGTGGGACTGCAGGTGGTTCTGGTAGGCGTTGGCGCTGGAGAACTTCTTGTTGCAGACGGCACAGCCCTCTGTGCTCGACGCCTCCTGCAGATGTTTCTCGGCCGCGGCCCTCTGCGCCAGGACGCGCTCCTGGAAGTTCTCAGCAGTGACGGGCGGCATGTCGGCCACCTTGCGCTTGAGGTTGTAGCGATGCCAGTCGGTTTTGTAGTGCGCTCGCTGCACTTCGCCGTCTGAAAAAGCCACTCGGCAGCTGATGCACGTGTAGGAGGCCATGGCAACCTGGAAACAGGTCATGTTAAAATTACTCATACATCTCAAATCACCAATTTGTCACAGAGGGCTTCACAACACCGACAACATATTCTTAAAACCATTTGGATTCTCcccaaatacacaaaacaaaaacagaccaaACTCAATTCAaaaagtatgtatttatttatttatacctctactatatatcctatattatatcatactctctgtatattctttgtatatattcacctgcactgtgatccaggtacactcctactctggaggacacaggaacaAACACTGGAATGCGCATGCTGTTGTAAACAAAGTCATAAGTctatacacatttttatacatgtgttgttataattattattattattatatatactgttgctgccattattactatatactgctattatattggtataattactatcatatataaatatatattatgttatattatatactatatatactgtactatttttatatactgtctaacaataacattaccatcatatcatcagtactattaccatcatcttgccactgcaccttatctacctatttatcttgtgtttctgtttttattctttctacctcaatattttttattttattctattgtattgtattttattgtattcaaatataccggctgctatgacaacttaatttcccttcggggatgaataaagtaatctatctatctatctatctatctatctatctatctatctatctatctatctatctatctatctatctatctatctatctatctatctatctatctatctatctatctatctatctatctatctatctatctgaagGTATGAAGCTGGTTTTCACCAAAGATCCCAGAGATACTCAACTCAAAACCCAACATGCTCTTTTATCAGTTAATGCAGACTGTTGGTAAATTGTATATTGAAATTAAGGGCAAATCAGTTTTTAACTAAAATAAACCTCGTCTTAGAATCATATACTTTGTTGAAAGACAATGGGCAAACCAGTGCTTTGATGCAACAGGGTGATTTAAACCCATTTTTTGATGCAGTTAGTTCCTACAGTATTTTTACATGTGATGACTCAGTGAGTCACTAACTATTGCTCCGTGACTTCGTGGGACTCATTTTCCAACCTCTAACCAACGATTCACCTTTGTGCAGATTTGTTATCATTTGTTTTACGTGATAATGAAGTAGGTATGAATGTGGTGTAGGCAAAATAAGCAGTCTGAGAAAAGAGCTCACTGACATTGAGGTGAACGATGGTGTCTTTGTCGAGCAGCTTAGAAAATAAACAGACACTGAAAAATGTGAACTGAACAAGCTTCTTTTCCTTTAGAAtgtaaaggttcagtgtgtgggatttAGTGACCTCTGGTGGTGAAgagtcatgttgcagctgaaccctccctcacctccccctcccccttccaCACCTGACAGAACCTGTGGTAAACTTCAGTTGACACAGAAACTCAAAAGATGGTAATTTTGTCCAGTCTCTAtctaaagtataaaacatggctgcctccgtagagaggatccGCTGctggtgtaaatataaagtatgtgaaTATCCACGACCCATTCTAGATTAAATATAACAACAATTCATACGATATAGATGAAACACTTGtgaaacatcactaggattaatTTATACGcagtttctgccaatagaaCATTTACccaaatcttacacactggacctttaatacAGGAATGTctagtaaaagtaaaaggaaCGTGACAATACTTAAAGAACAAACGTTTCTGTCGACAGTCATAACATCGATCTATTGGACATTAgcctagctagctagctgcaCAATCGCAATCTAACCAAACCTCAGGCAACGGCTAGCAACCAGCTAACCTAACCTCAAGGCAACGGCTAACAACCAGCTAACCAAACATCAGGCAACAGCTAGCAACCAGCTAACCAAACATCAGGCAACGGCTAACAACCAGCTAACCAAACATCAGGCAGCGGCTAACAACCAGCTAACCAAACATCAGGCAGCGGCTAACAACCAGCTAACCAAACATCAGGCAACGGCTAACAACCAGCTAACCTAACATCAGGCAGCGGCTAACAACCAGCTAACCAAACCTCAAGGCAACGGCTAACAACCAGCTAACCAAACATCAGGCAACGACTAACAACCAGCTAACCTAACATCAGGCAGCGGCTAACAACCAGCTAACCAAACCTCAAGGCAACGGCTAACAACCAGCTAACCAAACATCAGGCAACAGCTAGCAACCAGCTAACCAAACACCAGACAACTGCTAGCAACCAGCTAACCAAACATCAGGCAACGGCTAACAACCAGCTAACCAAACCTCAAGGCAACGGCTAACAACCAGCTAACCAAACATCAGGCAACAGCTAGCAACCAGCTAACCAAACACCAGACAACAGCTAGCAACCAGCTAACCAAACATCAGGCAACAGCTAGCAAGCAGCTAACCAAACCTCAGGCAACGGCTAACAACCAGCTAACCAAACACTCAGGCAACGGCTAGCAACCAGCTAACCAAACACCAGACAACAGCTAGCAACCAGCTAACCAAACATCAGGCAACGGCTAACAACCAGCTAACCAAACCTCAAGGCAACGGCTAACAACCAGCTAACCAAACATCAGGCAACAGCTAGCAACCAGCTAACCAAACCTCAGGCAACGGCTAGCAACTAGCTAACCAAACCTCAGGCAACGGCTAACAACCAGCTAACCAAACCTCAGGCAACAGCTAGCAACCAGCTAACCAAACCTCAAGGCAACGGCTAGCAACCAGCTAACCAAACATCAGGCAACGGCTAACAACCAGCTAACCAAACCTCAGGCACCGGCTAACAACCAGCTAACCAAACCTCAGGCAACTGCTAGCAACCAGCTAACCAAACATCAGGCAACGGCTAACAACCAGCTAACCAAACCCCAGGCAACGGCTAGCAACCAGCTAGCCAAACATCAGGCAACGGCTAACAACCAGCTAACCAAACCTCAGGCAACAGCTAACAACCAGCTAACCTTACCCCAGGCAACGGCTAACAACCAGCTAACCAAACCTCAAGGCAACGGCTAGCAACCAGCTAACCACACATCAGGCAACGGCTAACAACCAGCTAACCAAACCTCAGGCAACGGCTAACAACCAGCTAACCAAACATCAGGCAACAGCTAGCAACCAGCTAACCAAACATCAGGCAACAGCTAGCAACCAGCTAACCAAACACTCAGGCAACGGCTAGCAACCAGCTAACCAAACCTCAGGCAACGGCTAGCAACCAGCTAACCAAACCTCAAGGCAACGGCTAACAACCAGCTAACCAAACATCAGGCAACGGCTAACAACCAGCTAACCAAACCTCAGGCAACGGCTAACAACCAGCTAACCCAACATCAGGCAACGGCTAACAACCAGCTAACCAAACATCAGGCAACGGCTAGCAACCAGCTAACCAAACCTCAGGCAACGGCTAACAACCAGCTAACCAAACCCCAGGCAACGGCTAACAACCAGCTAACCAAACCTCAAGGCAACGGCTAGCAACCAGCTAACCAAACCTCAGGCAACGGCTAACAACCAGCTAACCAAACCTCAGGCAACGGCTAACAACCAGCTAACCAAACCTCAGGCAACGGCTAACAACCAGCTAACCAAACTTCAGGCAACGGCTAGCAACCAGCTAACCAAACATCAGGCAACGGCTAGCAACCAGCTAACCAAACCTCAGGCAACGGCTAACAACCAGCTAACCAAACCTCAGGCAACGGCTAACAACCAGCTAACCAAACATCAGGCAACAGCTAGCAACCAGCTAGCCAAACCTCAGGCAACGGCTAACAACCAGCTAACCAAACCTCAGGCAACAGCTAACAACCAGCTAACCAAACCTCAGGCAACGGCTAACAACCAGCTAACCAAACATCAGGCAGCGGCTAACAACCAGCTAACCAAACATCAGGCAGCGGCTAACAACCAGCTAACCAAACCTCAGGCAACGGCTAACAACCAGCTAACCTAACATCAGGCAGCGGCTAACAACCAGCTAACCAAACATCAGGCAACGGCTAACAACCAGCTAACAACCAGCTAACCAAATGGCTAGCAACCAGCTAACCAAACCTCAGGCAACGGCTAGCAACCAGCTAACCAAACATCAGGCACTTTTAAACTTTCACGTTTAACATGCAACGTGTCGGTCACTGTCCATGACTTTACCGAACACATGCGGGCAACACAGCCGGCGACACTCACCGAGTTCTCCGGTGAGCAAGGCAGCAGCACCGATGGAAGCGTGTCCGGTGAGAGACTCGAActctcctccgctgcagcacCGACGACACACGAGGGCGAGTCGCTTCTTCGGCTGCGGACGAGCGGGGCTTCATgtgcaacagcgccccctgcagctccagagtgtttgtgttgtgctggTG contains the following coding sequences:
- the znf622 gene encoding cytoplasmic 60S subunit biogenesis factor ZNF622 gives rise to the protein MASYTCISCRVAFSDGEVQRAHYKTDWHRYNLKRKVADMPPVTAENFQERVLAQRAAAEKHLQEASSTEGCAVCNKKFSSANAYQNHLQSHKHQQAEKQALLAAQKEVERMNEKNLEKGLGDEKVDQDARNEALQQALKEQQRSSLAKQGKAQASQGGTKERTERPDKPPRMMWLEEQAKRQEKEEGATAEGEEWEDIDQEDEEEEEEEDMMEDFEEESMDQEEEDSAALSDPPPAALPGSIPVTDCLFCSHHSKSLLKNVAHMTKVHSFFIPDVEFLVDLGGLIRYLGEKIGAGNVCLWCNEKGRSFYSAEAVQSHMTDKSHCKLFTDGDAALEFADFYDFRSSYPDSKEGEESEVTEDLPDDKDLEYDDELLELTLPSGAKIGHRSLMRYYKQRFGYQRAVVLSHNKNAVGRVLRQYKALGWGGEGGNSSFHRNQRDMKYVQLMKSKWMLKMGTNNNSTTMKHFRIQIMF